The Cloacibacterium caeni region AAAACAGCCAAAAGGAATTTTGGATAATACCGTACCACGAAACCAAACCCGACAAAACACCTATCAGTGTACCTATCATAAAGGCATTGCGCTGACCTAATTTTCTAATAATGAGGGATGCGGGTATCATCATACCTGCCGTACCTACGGTAATCATTGCCAATGGTAAGGTCGCCAGATTTTTATCGGGAGCCATTTGTAAGCCTACCACACCCGAAAGTGTAATGACCAATATGGATGCAGTCTGGAACAACGCCTGCGAGGTAAACAGTAGATACACGTTGTTCCATTTTATTTTTGCTGTCATAATCTTAAAATTTATGATGCAAAATTGGCAATTTGTTTCGGGCTGCCTATTGTGATATTTCTTGTTTGATTTGTGAGGTTTACTGATTTAGTCTGGTATTGTAAATGCAAAAAGGTTATAGCATAACCGCTACAACCTTTGTCTATTTTATGAATGAAATCCTTTAGTAATTGAGCGAAAGTCCTGCACCAAAGCCCATATCACTATCATAGTGCGCCCTGATACCGATATGCCTCGTCAAAATGTACCGCAGGTCTGCCATATATTCCAAATCGGTATTGACCATAAACCCGGCTCTTAACCGTCTGGAGATAGGTATATCCTCCCGCATCAATGATACCCTGAAAATACCGTCGTGGTAAACTTCTGCCTGTACGTTGACCAACATCGGCAAGGTGTACATTACCCCTAAGCTCACAGCAGCTCGGTTGTCTTTTTTATTAACCTGTCCGAAGAGGTTTTTCTCGTGCTCGTCCATTCCCATTCTGCGGTATCGCCAATCGAAACCGACAAAAGGCATCAGCCATTGCATTTTACCAATGTAACGTCCCAAATGCGTTTCCACTTCATAGCCGTGCATATCATTATAGCCTAAACGCCATTCCGTACCCAAACTGTAACGGGCGTTCATCAACATTGCTTCTCCGTCAATACCATTGGTCGCAAAATCACTTTGAGCCATCAAATGTGGCATATTGCTTTCACGCTGCAACATTTTATATGCTTTTTCCTTATTGGGTAAATACGGATTTTTGTAATCATCCACAGCGAAAACCCTATTCATACCTGCCATCATATGATACAGGATATGACAATGGAAAAACCAATCACCCTCGGTATTCGCAAGGAACTCTATCGTATCGGTTTCCATCGGCATAATGTCGATGATGTTTTTCATCGGTGCATTTTCGCCGTGCTCATTCAGCACCCTGAAATCAAAACCGTGCAGGTGTATCGGGTGGCGCATCATTGAGTTATTATAAATCGTAATCCTCAATACTTCGCCTTTTTTAACAGGTATCTTATCTGTTTCTGCCAAAACCTTGTTATCCATACTCCAAACGTAACGGTTCATATTTCCCGTTAAGGTAAATTTCAGTTCCTTAACCGGGGCATCAGCCGGAAGCGTGGTATTATGCGGCGATTTCAACATTGCGTAATTGAGCGTTTTAATGTCGCTCAACGCATTAGCATTATAACGGTTGGGGTCTTCGTCGCTATTCATCTTATGGTCGCCGTGATGCTCCATAGACGGTGCTGTACCCTTGTTTTTTTTGCTCTTTTCCTCGCCTGTAATCTCCGGGTACATCACTACGTTCATATCCATTTGGTTCAGGCTCATATTCATTCCCATATCTTCCAGGTCGCCGTTCATCTTCATCATATCGTTCATCATTTGCATACCCTCAAAATATTTCAGGCGTGGCATTTCCCCGACCAATTGTTTTGTACCGTTGCCAATAAAATAGCTTGTGGATTGGGTACGGTCTTCGGTGGTTGCCATAAATTCAAAGGCTTTGCCGTCCTCGGGAATGGTAACAACCACATCGTAAGTTTCCGATACAGCAATAATCAGCCTGTCCACTTCCACAGGCTCCACATCGTTGCCATCACTCGCCACTACGGTAATTTTACCGCCTGCATAGCGCAGCCAAAAGTAAGACGATGCACCCCCATTGGAAATGCGTAAACGTACTTTATCGCCTGCTTTTAAGGGCTTGCCGTCAATGCTTTTTAAATCGGTATGATGATTACCGTTCATCATTACACGGTCGTAATACACATCGCTCACGTCCATTGCCAACATACGCTTCCATTCGTTGTTCAGCTTGGTTTTGAATTTTCCGCTTCTAATGGCTTCGGCGTAGCTTTGTGTTGCGCCTTTCCTTATCGCAAACCAGTCGCTTGCTGCGTGCAGCATACGGTGTACATTTTCGGGCTTCAGGTTCGTCCATTCGCTTAGCATTATGGGAATTTCCGGTAAATCGTCAATTCCTTTCCTAAATGTTTTATCATCAGCCCTTTTGCGCATTATAAAGCTGCCGTACATTCCAATCTGTTCCTGCAATCCCGAATGTGAGTGATACCAATGCGTTCCGTTCTGAATAATCGGAAATCGGTAAGTATAAGTTGCGCCCGGCTCAATCGGCATTTGCGTTAAGAAAGGTACGCCGTCTTCCTTATTCGGCAGGAACAAGCCGTGCCAGTGCAGGGATGTACTTTCTTTTAACTGGTTATGCACTACGATTTCTGCCGTGTCGCCCTCTGTAAATTCAAGCGTGGGCATCGGGATTTGCCCGTTTACAGCAATTGCCCTCTTTTCCTTGCCCGCATAATTTACAAGCGTATCTTTTACATACAGGTCGTAATGAACTACCTTTTGTGCAATGCTGACTTGTGATATAAAGATTGCCAACAGGGTTAGCGGCAACAGCTTTTTGTAAAGAAATTTTTGATTATCCATTTTAAAAATCGCATTGGTTATAAAGATTAAAAGGCATTGCCCATTGAGCAATGCCTTTGTGGGTTATTATTTAGTTTCGGTAACTTTACCACAAGTAAGCATAGAAGAACCGTAGTAAGGATTTTTAATCTCCTTTTCTTTGCTTAACCAATATGCTTTTTTCATCGGGCAATATTGGTAGTAAACGGGTTGGTTTACTTTGTCTGATGATTTTACCACTTTCCACAGTACGGTTGATACTTCGTTGAAAGCGGCTCTTTGCTTTTCAAGGTTGTTACCTGCCTTACTTAATTTGTCGGTGGCTTTCTGCAATTCTGCTTTCTGTGCAAAATCGCCCTCGCTCTTAACGGCTTCGTTCAGTGCGCTAATGGCGGTGCTTGCCGCTTTACTATCGCTGCTTACCAAAGCATTTTTTACGCTGATGTAGTTGTTCAGCAGGTTGCCTGTATTTTGCGCAAAGGCAGAAAATCCAAACAACATTACGGTCATTGCTACTATTAACTTTTTCATTTTTTTATCCTTTTTAATAATGAGTGAATGGCTGATTATTCTGAAATGGGTTCAGCTTTAAACCCTTTTTTCTTGATGATGGCGACAACCTCGTCTTCGGTAATGCCCTCTGCTTTTACAGTCAGGATTTTATCGGCGTTGGTCGTATCAACGTTCCATTCGCAGATACCGCCTGCGTTATCTAAATCTGCCTGCACTTTTGATACACAGTTGCTGCAATTAAGGTTTGTCTTGAATTGAAGATTTTTGCTTTCCATTGTCTTGAACTTTTATTTGTTTTTGCTGATACAAAAATCGGTAGATAATGCGCTAAGCTGTTTGTGAAATTCCTTGTTTGATTTATGATATTTACTGATTGCATTTCAAAAACGGTTCCGCTTGTAATATTCCGGCTTTGTTTTATGACTTTTACTGATTATAGTGCTCGTTCAGAATAAGCGGAATACTTTTATCGAAGTATAACGCTAACTGTTTTATAAAATGGCTATCAAAACCTTTCTCTCCGTTTTGCATCGGGCTATGTTGTAGCTTCGGGTTCCCAACCCCAACACGATTGCACAAATCTTCTTTGTGCAACAATCTTTATTGCAAAATCACACATAACATAATTTTTAAAAATCATATATAATGACAAACGATTTAAAGAACGTCGAATATGGCTTGGATAAGATATTCGAGGGCGCACAAGATTTTTTACCGATTTTAGGAACAGACTACGTGGAATTTTATGTAGGCAATGCGAAACAGGCTGCTCACTATTACAAATCAGCTTTCGGGTTTCAGTCGTTGGCGTATGCCGGACTGGAAACAGGCTTACAGGACAGGGCTTCTTACGTGGTAAAGCAGGACAAAGTGAGACTGGTATTAACGACCGGGATGCGCTCTAATTCCGAAATTAACGGACACGTAAAGAAGCACGGCGACGGCATCAAAGTAGTGGGTCTTTGGGTAGAAGATGCCCGCAAAGCCTTTGAAGAAACCACGAAAAGAGGTGCTAAAGCCTATATGGAACCAACTGTAACTACCGATGAAAACGGCGAAGTGGTACAATCGGGCATTTATGCGTATGGCGAAACGATTTTTATGTTTACCGAACGCAAAAACTACAACGGTATATTTATGCCGGGCTATGAGCAATGGGAAACCGAATATAACCCTGCGCCTGCGGGACTAAAATATATTGACCATATGGTGGGCAATGTGGACTGGAACCAAATGGACACCTGGGTAAAATGGTTTGAGGATGTAATGGGATTTGAGAACTTCCTGTCATTCGATGATAAGCAGGTTTCTACCGAATATTCTGCCCTGATGTCTAAAGTAATGGCAAACGGTAACGGCAGAATTAAATTCCCGATAAACGAACCCGCAGAGGGCAAAAAGAAATCACAGATTGAAGAGTACCTTGAATTTTACGAGGGCGAGGGCGTTCAGCATATTGCCGTAACTACGGATGATATTGTAAAGACCGTAAACGACCTGAAATCAAGAGGGGTTGAATTTCTGTCAAGACCGCCACAAGCGTATTATGATGCCATTCCTGAACGCTTAAAAGCGCATATGCACCGCTTTAAAGAAGATATCAAGGAATTGCAGGAGTTGGGTATTCTGATTGATGCGGACGAAGAGGGCTATTTGTTACAAATCTTTACCAAACCAGTTGAAGACCGTCCTACATTTTTCTTTGAGGTTATTCAAAGAATGGGTGCAAGAGGTTTCGGCGCAGGAAACTTTAAGGCATTGTTCCAATCTATCGAAAGAGAGCAAGAACGCAGAGGAACATTATAATTTTTGTAACTTTAGCAAAGTCCTGATTTATTTCAGGGCTTTGTTGTTTATATAAAAAGGAGAATGGATATAGCGACCGAGAACAATCAGGATAAAATGATAGGTTATTTCGATTTTTTTGGAATGCCAGATGGGATTGTAAGCAACACAGTTTGGTTTGACGAGAATTATAAAATTGTTTTCTTAAAAGAAGGACGTGTTAATGTTGATTTTGTTGACTATGATTTTGAAGAAAGTACATTGCTTTTCTTTAGTATAGGGCAACAATTCAAAATATCTAAAAATTCGGAAGGAAGCATTGTTTATTTTAACCCGAATTTCTATTGTATCGCTTTTCACGATAAAGAGCTTGCTTGTGACGGACTTCTTTTCGACAACGTTTTTGAACTTCCTTTTATAGCGCTCACCGCACATCAAAGAGACATTTTTCAAAAAATACTTATTTCTATTAAAGAGGAAATTGCGGTAAAAGATTTTTGGGCGGAAGAAATGATTAAGACCTATATCAAGCAGGTTGTTATTTTTGCTACCCGAACTCTTGCAAAAAAGGACTACGATATTTATCACCCCGTATCATTCGATAAAGAGCTGGCGAGAAAATTTAGCCAATTGGTAGAGCAAAATTATCGAACTATCCACTCCGTAGCAGATTATGCATCTATGCTCAATCTTACACCTAAAAACCTCAACCGAAAAATAGTAACAGAAAAACAGATTGCTCCAAATACAATTATCAAAAATCGAATTATCCTTCAGGCAAAAAGATTACTTGTCAATACAACGTTAAGCATTAAAGAAATCGCTGTTTATCTCGGGTACGAAGACTATTCTTATTTTCTTCGCTTTTTCAAATCACAAACGGGCTCTTCACCTCTTACATTCCGAAATTCAATGTAACCCTACTTATGGGTAAAATGTCCTATTAAGTGTGAAGTATGTGTATTGATAGCCTTTCTCTGAAGCAGTAATTTTGTTATGTAATTAAAAATAGAGTACAATGAAAGCAAAAATCACAGCTAAATGGCAAGGTAATTTTAAAAACGGAAATGGAAATTTTGATGCATCGCATTCTACTATTGGTAGAAGTGTTTTTAAACACAATAAAGCAGAAGGAGAAACTACTGCTACTAATCCGGAAGAATTAATGGCGGCAGCGCACGCAGCTTGTTACACAATGACATTAAATTATATCCTCACGAGCAACGGTATAGAGGCAGAGAAAATTGAAACATCCTGTACTATAACCGCAACAAGCTTCGATATTACTAATTCCGATTTGGTACTGGATGCAGAAATACCTGGTTTAACCAATGAAGATTTTTTAAAATACGCTGAACAGTCAAAAGCAATGTGTCCTGTAGGAAAAGCATATAATTTAGAAATTTCATTAACTGCCACCTTAAATTAAAATCAGGTCAATTTTGGGGGATTGAGTTCATTAGTTTAATCAAATTAAAGTCACGGTATATCCCGTGACTTTTTAGTTTGCAATATTTACATAAAGTACTTTAAGAACTTTGGATTAACAACCCAAGAAGCGACGACAATAGCAGTACGCACTTCCAACAATTCAGTTTATTCATATTATCAATTTTTAAAGGTTAAATTTTTACTATTTCAGTGTTTTCTTTAGGGATAACCAGCACAGGTACATTTACCAAATGCCTTACCTGATTTATGGTTGCGCCGTACAACAAATCTTTCAATCCCTTATGCCCGTGTGCACCCATTACCACCAGTTCAGCACCGGACTGATTGACGATTTCGGCAATGGCATTGGCAGTCCTTCCAAAGCCTAGTTTTGCATCAGCAAAATATCCGTTGTCCTGTAACTGCTTTGCGTATTCCTCCAAAAACTCCCTGTCTTTTACAGTTTCCTCGTCGGTACTGTCGTGAAAGTGCGATGCGGATGCCACACTCTCCACGATATGAATGAGCGTGTACCTGCTGTCTTTACCGCCCTGCGTAATGGCGTGGTTGATAACCTTGTGGTCAAGGGTCTTAAAATCCACAGTAAGCGCAATATTCCGGTATGGCACGAATGGTTGTAGCTGCAAAGGCTCCGGCTTGTCGTGCGGTGTTATTTCACAAAAGGCTTTTCTACTGAATAATGGGTACAACGTAGTATATGCCATCAAAATGATAAAACCTATCCCACCCAAAATGATTAAACTTTTACAAGCTATGTTACCTGAAGTAGCAAAAAAACTAAATGCTTCCTCTGCTAATAGTTTGGAATTTAGATACACCAGTAGGATTGTTATAACCCAAGCCGTTATTTTTATCAAGGGCTTGATGGCAAATTTGCCCATTGTCCTTTTATCACTTACAAAATGTATAAGTGGAATAACTGCAAAACCCAGTTGCATACTCAATACCACCTGGCTGAAGATAAGCAGGCTATCTACATTGTCCTCGCCATTGATTAGGATTACCAAAGCTGCCGGAACTATGGCGAGTAACCTCGTGATAAGCCTTCTTAATAAAGGGTTTATTCTAAACCGCAGATAACCCTCCATTACGATTTGGCCGGCAAGCGTACCTGTAATGGTACTGCTTTGCCCGGCAGCTATCAATGCTACGGCAAAGAGTTTGGCTGTAAAATTACTTCCGAAATGTTGAGGTAATAGCTCGTAAGCCTGCTTTAGCTCCGCCACATCAGAACGCCCGGTTTTGTAAAAAACCGTAGCGGCAAGAATTAATATAGCAGCATTTACAAACAATGCCATATTTAATGCAATAGCACTGTCCCAAAAATTTAGCTTGATTGCTTTTTTGATGCTGGCGTCATCACGGTTAAACTTTCTTGTCTGTACCAATGCAGAATGGAGGTATAGATTATGTGGCATTACCGTCGCACCGATAATGCCGATGGCGATATACAATGCTGTATCGTTCTGAATGTGTGGTATCAGTCCTGTCGCTATTTCTCCTACATTGGGATTAGCTACCCATATTTGCACAAGGAATGACATTCCGATAACGAATATCAATCCAATAATAAAGGCTTCTAGTTTTCTCATTCCCCATTTTTGTAGGGTCATCAACAAGAATGTATCTAACGCAGTAATTGCAACACCCCAAATCAAGGGCATTCCTGTAAGTAATTGCAAGCCTATCGCCATACCCAATATTTCAGCAAGGTCTGTGGCCACAATAGCTATTTCTGCAAGTAGATACAGTATAAAGTTTATTTTCTTCGGGTATGTTTCCCGGTTTGCCTGTGCCAAATCCCTATTACGAACGATGCCCAACCTTGCTGACAAGCTCTGGAGCAATAAACCCATAATGCTACTCATCAACAAAACCCAAAGTAATGAATATCAGAACTGGCTGCCACCCGCCAAACCAGTTGCCCAGTTGCCTGGGTCCATATACCCAACACTGACAAGATAAGCTGGCCCGAAAAAAGCCAGTACTCTCCGCCAACGGGATTTACCAGGAGTGGTCGTATCGACTGAATTATGTATTTCGCTTAGTGAAGCCTGTGATTGTTGTTTACCCATTTCCAAAATTGCTTACGATAAAAAAACTGCCGCAAAAATAATCTTGCGGCAGTCCAACTTAACAATTAAAACTTCATTCTTTGTATCCGCACCGCATTAAGAATTGCTAATAAGGCTACACCTACATCGGCAAATACAGCTTCCCACATTGTTGCTAATCCTCCTGCACCAAGTATAAGCACGATTGCTTTTACTCCGAATGCCAATGCTATATTTTGAAAGACGATTTTTTTAGTCTGTTTTCCGATATTAATAGCCATTGGTATTTTGGATGGCATATCGTCCTGTATCACAACATCGGCTGTTTCAATAGCAGCATCACTTCCTAAACCGCCCATTGCGATACCTGCATCACTCAACGCAATTACTGGAGCATCATTTACACCATCACCTACAAACGCCACGCTGCCATTACGGGATTTGATTTCCTTTACTTTATTTACTTTGTCTTCAGGTAATAAATCCCCATACGCACTGTCAATGCCCAACTGTCCCGAAACAAACTGAACAACGGTATTTTTATCACCACTCAACATTGTGGTTTTTACACCCATTTTACGCAGATTTTCAATTGCTGCTTTTGCATCTACTTTAATGCTGTCCGAAATGGTTAAATATCCTACGAACTTTCTATCATAAGCAATCGCTATTACTGTGTAAACTATGTTTGCGGTATCTGCATCGTGGCTGATGTTAAATTTATCGAGCAATTTGAAATTACCTACTAAAAGCTCTTTACCGTTAACGGTGGCTTTTAATCCGTGTCCTGCTATTTCTTCAACATTTGCTAAATTTACGTCGGCATCTACCTCTCCCCAATAATTGTGGATTGCGGTTGCAACAGGGTGTGTACTTTGACTTTCCAATACGTTGACGAGGTTGAGTATTTCGTCTTTATTGAATTCTGGTTTGATAAAGACTTCCTGGACTTTGAAAACACCTTCGGTGAGGGTTCCCGTTTTATCCATCACTACATTTTCTACTTTGGCAAGAATATCAAGGAAATTAGACCCTTTAAGCAGGATACCGTTTCGACTTGCTGCCCCAATACCACCAAAATAACCCAGAGGGATGGAGATTACCAAAGCGCAAGGACAAGAGATAACCAGGAATACCAATGCTCTATACAACCATTCACTGAATACATAATTATCTACGAAAAGTGCGGGAAGTAAGGTAATAGCAATAGACAGATATACGACTATCGGCGTATAAATTTTGGAAAATTTACGGATAAACAACTCGGTTGGTGCTTTTTGCGATGTGGCATCCTGAACCAGTTCCAAAATTCTGCTTAACTTACTATCCGAATAATCGGTTGTTACCTTTATTTGGCTTACAGTGTTGAGGTTAATCATACCTGCCAATACAGCTTCGCCTTTACTTTTTGTATCAGGTTTGCTTTCTCCTGTAAGGGCTGCTGTATTGAAAGAGGCGGTTTCTGAAATCAACTCGCCGTCCAATCCCAATTTTTCGCCCGGCTTTAACTGAATAACATCGCCTATGTAAGCATCTTCAGCTTTTACAACAATAGGCTTACCTGCTCTGATAACCGTTACCTCATCAGGGCGTTGGTCTAATAGGGCTTTAATATTACCTTTTGCTCTTGATACCGCAATAGTCTGAAATACTTCACCTACGGAGTAGAACAGCATTACAGCTACTGCTTCAGGATATTCGCCAAGTGCAAATGCACCGATTGTCGCAATCGCCATCAAGAAAAATTCTGAAAAAAAGTCTTTGTATCGGATACTTTCAATAGCTTCTTTGATTACTGGCAATCCGACAGGTAAATAAGCGATAACGTACCAGGCAATTCTAACCCAACCAGTGAACCAGTTTTGAGTAAAGTAATTATCAAAACCGATAGCAACAAGTAATAAAGCTAAAGATATACCCGCAGGCATAAATAACTGAAATGGCGTTTTGCCCTCTATGTCGTGACTGTGGTCGTGGTCATCACCGTGGCTGTGCCCGTGGTGATCGTGATTGTGTCCGTGGTGGTCGTGATTGCGTCCGCTTTTTTCTATATGGTTGTGGTCATCATCACAATGTTTAGTATCGGCTTTACTGCAACTTTTGCCGCCAGTGTGTCCGTGTCCGTCATCGGAATGATTAGCATCTTTCAGCAAATCTGATGCACCTGCATTTTTATAAATCTTTTCTGTTTTCAAACAGCATAGTTGATTTCCCTGTGTATCATATTTATGTTTATGCTCTTTTTTATTTACCAGGTTCAGACTATCGTCTGTACTACAACATATTTTTGACATATCTAAAATTTTTTTTATTTCTATTTGTAAAACAAAATTACTCTGCCATTTTGGGAACCTGGTTGCAAAAGCGAAACAGCTACCATTTTAGCAAAACCCTTATATTTGATTTACTGGCTGATTGCTTATTAGGAACAATCAGAGGGTATTTGTTATTTTAGTGTGCGTGAGCGTGACCGCCACCACCTGATAATTTCGCATTGATGAAAAACGCACCTTTGGTAACTATCCTTGCATCTTTGGGAATTTCCGTTACTGGAGTAATGCTCGTATAACCCATTTCTGTAACACCTGTAACCACTTCAATTTTTTCAAAATTTACCGTGCCTGCCGCTTCCTCTTTATGCGCTGTCTTTTCATCGCCGTGGTCGTGCCCGTGTCCGTCTTCTTCTCCGGCTGCCTGCGGCTTTTTGTTGGTAATGACAAAGATGTATTTCTTACCGTCCGCATCTACCACCGCATCATTTGGAACTGACGGGGAAAGCACATTGTTGAGGCTCACAATCGCCGTAATGTTCATCCCGTCAATCAGTCCCTTTACATTGCCTTTTACACGGGCGTGTATGGGAATGGTTTTGCTGTCGTTTTCAAACGCCGAACCAATACCGTATATCACGGCATCGTGCTCGTTTACCGGATTATTGGTCAGGGTAAAATGTATGGTCTGCCCGGTTTTCAGCAAGGGCAAATCTTTTTCAAATACATTCAAATGCAAATGCAGGGAACTGTTATCTACAATTTCAGCCACAGGCGAAGAAACATCTACATAGCTGCCGATTTTGCCGTACACATTGCTAATGGCTCCGCTAATGGGGCTTGTAACTATCAGTGAGGATTTAAGTGAACTGTTGCTGACTGAATTTGGATTGATGCCCATTAGCTGTATTTGTTGATGCAAAGAGGCTTTGCGGGTTCTTAACGCATTGAGTTCGGCGGTGGCATTTTGCAGGTTTTTCAATGCCCCGGCATTGCCGGTGTTCAGTTCTTTTTGTCTTTGCATTTCCTGTTCGGCAAAAGTTATTTTACTGTTGATGGTCAGGTATTCTTCCTGCAACTGGATAAACTGCGGGTTGGCAATGGTGGCAATAACCTGTCCTTTGCGTACATAGTCGCCAATCTGTACATTAATAGATTTTATCACGCCACCGTATAAAGAGGTAGCATTTGCCTTGCTACTGTTGGGCAAACTCAAAATACCGTTCGCTTTAATAGTGGCGGTTAGTTCTTTCATTTCCACCACACCGTATTTGATACCTACAGCTTCAATCTGTTGGGGCGTAAGTGCCGCAACGGTGGCAGCGCCCTCTTCGGCTCCGTGCTCGTGTCCGTGCCCTGTATCGGCTTTTGCTTCCGTTTTGTGCTCGTGGTTATGACCGTCTTCGCTTTCCTTTTTTTGACTATCTCCACAGGCGGTCAGGGAAACTGTAAAGAGTGCTGCTAAAAACATTTTCGATATATTGTTCATCTTATTTGTTATTAAGGTAATTGTATTGAATTGCTGAGTGATTGTAACTGTTCAGAACGTCCAGATAATTTTGGCGGATATTGATTGCCTGCGTTAAGAACTGGCTTAGTTCTGCAAAGCTGATATCTCCCGAGCGGTAGCTTTGTGACGCCGCTTCGGTAATATCCTTTGCCTGTTGCAGTCCCGATGTTTCAAAGAAGCTCAACAAAGCCATATTCTTTTCCATTTCTGCGATGGCAGATTTCTTGTCCGTTGCCATTACCTGCGTTTGGTAAGACAATAGGTTTTCCTGTACTTCCTTTTCCTTGTTGGCTACATTCACTTTGTTTTTATACGCACCTGCACCAAACAACGGGAAGCCTACCGAAACCGAAAAGCCCGTAAACGGGTCTGAAACGCCGTACAATCTCTGGCTGAATACCCTTGCTGAAAATTCGGGCAAATTGCTTTTCTTTTGTATCTTGATATTTGCCGCCGCAACGCTTACATTTTGCTGCTGCAACTGCAATACCGGGTGTACATTGTTTTCATCATACAAGTTCGTTTCCAATTTCTGTAACGGCTCATCTATTGGGAGTATCCATTCGTTACGATTGAGCAATACCATTAATTGCTGTTGCTGTATTACAATTTCCTTATTGTTCTGCTCCACGTAGGCTTTTAACTGTTTGAGTTGGGCATCTGCCGCAATCTGGTCGAGCTTTGCGACGTCGCCCGTTCTAACCCGAACCTGTGTTGTATTGAAGAGGTTGGTGTAAATGCTGTCAAGGCTTTTCAGTAACAGATTTTTATCCTGCAAAAACCACAACTGGTAATAAGCGGTTCTAACGTCTTTTCGGATATTGGCATTCATAACCTCTGTATTCAATTCGGAATATTTTAGCTGTGCTTTTAAATAGTCCTTGCGGGCAGCATATAAGCCGGGCCACGCAATACTTTGCGTAAGCCCGATTTTCCATATACCCGTTTTGTCCGATGGTCTTAAATCTTCATTTTCTACAAATACCTGTGTCATTGGTATATCGTTAGCGGTCTTTACATTGTATTTAGCCGCATCAATCTCCGACTTATTGACGTTGACCTGCCCATTGCTTTGCAATGCGGTATTAATAGCAGTATCTATGCTTACCCTTTCCTGGGCATTGGCAGTGGTCATACCTCCGATACCCAGTAAAAGAGCGATTACGGTTGTTTTCACACCTTTACTGTTTTTGAAATTAAATTTTGAATTGAATATGATGTAGAGCAATGGCAATACAAACAGGGTAAGAAATGTAGCCGTTATTAATCCGCCAATCACTACTGT contains the following coding sequences:
- a CDS encoding multicopper oxidase family protein, yielding MDNQKFLYKKLLPLTLLAIFISQVSIAQKVVHYDLYVKDTLVNYAGKEKRAIAVNGQIPMPTLEFTEGDTAEIVVHNQLKESTSLHWHGLFLPNKEDGVPFLTQMPIEPGATYTYRFPIIQNGTHWYHSHSGLQEQIGMYGSFIMRKRADDKTFRKGIDDLPEIPIMLSEWTNLKPENVHRMLHAASDWFAIRKGATQSYAEAIRSGKFKTKLNNEWKRMLAMDVSDVYYDRVMMNGNHHTDLKSIDGKPLKAGDKVRLRISNGGASSYFWLRYAGGKITVVASDGNDVEPVEVDRLIIAVSETYDVVVTIPEDGKAFEFMATTEDRTQSTSYFIGNGTKQLVGEMPRLKYFEGMQMMNDMMKMNGDLEDMGMNMSLNQMDMNVVMYPEITGEEKSKKNKGTAPSMEHHGDHKMNSDEDPNRYNANALSDIKTLNYAMLKSPHNTTLPADAPVKELKFTLTGNMNRYVWSMDNKVLAETDKIPVKKGEVLRITIYNNSMMRHPIHLHGFDFRVLNEHGENAPMKNIIDIMPMETDTIEFLANTEGDWFFHCHILYHMMAGMNRVFAVDDYKNPYLPNKEKAYKMLQRESNMPHLMAQSDFATNGIDGEAMLMNARYSLGTEWRLGYNDMHGYEVETHLGRYIGKMQWLMPFVGFDWRYRRMGMDEHEKNLFGQVNKKDNRAAVSLGVMYTLPMLVNVQAEVYHDGIFRVSLMREDIPISRRLRAGFMVNTDLEYMADLRYILTRHIGIRAHYDSDMGFGAGLSLNY
- a CDS encoding DUF3347 domain-containing protein; its protein translation is MKKLIVAMTVMLFGFSAFAQNTGNLLNNYISVKNALVSSDSKAASTAISALNEAVKSEGDFAQKAELQKATDKLSKAGNNLEKQRAAFNEVSTVLWKVVKSSDKVNQPVYYQYCPMKKAYWLSKEKEIKNPYYGSSMLTCGKVTETK
- a CDS encoding heavy-metal-associated domain-containing protein, whose product is MESKNLQFKTNLNCSNCVSKVQADLDNAGGICEWNVDTTNADKILTVKAEGITEDEVVAIIKKKGFKAEPISE
- the hppD gene encoding 4-hydroxyphenylpyruvate dioxygenase, whose protein sequence is MTNDLKNVEYGLDKIFEGAQDFLPILGTDYVEFYVGNAKQAAHYYKSAFGFQSLAYAGLETGLQDRASYVVKQDKVRLVLTTGMRSNSEINGHVKKHGDGIKVVGLWVEDARKAFEETTKRGAKAYMEPTVTTDENGEVVQSGIYAYGETIFMFTERKNYNGIFMPGYEQWETEYNPAPAGLKYIDHMVGNVDWNQMDTWVKWFEDVMGFENFLSFDDKQVSTEYSALMSKVMANGNGRIKFPINEPAEGKKKSQIEEYLEFYEGEGVQHIAVTTDDIVKTVNDLKSRGVEFLSRPPQAYYDAIPERLKAHMHRFKEDIKELQELGILIDADEEGYLLQIFTKPVEDRPTFFFEVIQRMGARGFGAGNFKALFQSIEREQERRGTL
- a CDS encoding helix-turn-helix domain-containing protein — translated: MDIATENNQDKMIGYFDFFGMPDGIVSNTVWFDENYKIVFLKEGRVNVDFVDYDFEESTLLFFSIGQQFKISKNSEGSIVYFNPNFYCIAFHDKELACDGLLFDNVFELPFIALTAHQRDIFQKILISIKEEIAVKDFWAEEMIKTYIKQVVIFATRTLAKKDYDIYHPVSFDKELARKFSQLVEQNYRTIHSVADYASMLNLTPKNLNRKIVTEKQIAPNTIIKNRIILQAKRLLVNTTLSIKEIAVYLGYEDYSYFLRFFKSQTGSSPLTFRNSM
- a CDS encoding OsmC family peroxiredoxin, whose product is MKAKITAKWQGNFKNGNGNFDASHSTIGRSVFKHNKAEGETTATNPEELMAAAHAACYTMTLNYILTSNGIEAEKIETSCTITATSFDITNSDLVLDAEIPGLTNEDFLKYAEQSKAMCPVGKAYNLEISLTATLN
- a CDS encoding universal stress protein gives rise to the protein MAYTTLYPLFSRKAFCEITPHDKPEPLQLQPFVPYRNIALTVDFKTLDHKVINHAITQGGKDSRYTLIHIVESVASASHFHDSTDEETVKDREFLEEYAKQLQDNGYFADAKLGFGRTANAIAEIVNQSGAELVVMGAHGHKGLKDLLYGATINQVRHLVNVPVLVIPKENTEIVKI